From the genome of Manis pentadactyla isolate mManPen7 chromosome 18, mManPen7.hap1, whole genome shotgun sequence, one region includes:
- the KIF7 gene encoding kinesin-like protein KIF7 isoform X3, with protein MGLEAQGLPGAEEAPVRVALRVRPLLPKELLHGHQTCLRVEPGHGCVTLGRDRRFGFHVVLDEDTGQEAVYQACVQPLLEAFFEGFNATVFAYGQTGSGKTYTMGEASVASLHEDEQGVIPRAMAEAFKLIDENDLLDCLLHVSYLEVYKEEFRDLLEMGTASRDIQLREDDRGNIVLCGVKEVDVEGLDEVLSLLEVGNAARHTGATHFNRLSSRSHAVFTVTLEQRGRIPSRLPRPAAGQLLVSKFHFVDLAGSERVLKTGSTGERLKESIQINSSLLALGNVISALGDAQRRGSHIPYRDSKITRILKDSLGGNAKTVMIACVSPSSSDFDETLHTLNYASRAQNIRNRATVNWRPDAERQPQEAVAGARGPPRHRSETRIIHRGRRVPGPAVASAAAAARLGAECAHYRARTDAAYCLLRELQAEPGLPGAAARKVRDWLCAVEGERSTLSSASGPDSGIESASAEEQVSQGPGGRQEDEGALQLLALQNQVARLEEENRDFLAALEDAMEQYKLQSDRLREQQEEMAELRLRLELVQPGWGAPGLLQGLPSGSFVPRPHTAPLGGARTHVLGMVLSACLPGDENWGEVTSGGEAGAELLAEADKLGSGSSAASEEEGEEQPPPRRALHLRRNGVSKWSQRAGARPGSPLERKGPELRLEEMGTAVPGPSAVCGSKTPTRPRQAPTATASEWRLAQAQQKIRELAINIRVKEELIGELVRTGKAAQALNRQHRQHIGELEQAAEGVRAELSESQRRLRELEGREPRDAGERSQLQEFRKRVAAAQSQVQVLKEKKQVTERLVSLSAQSEKRLQELERNVQLMRQQQGQLQRRLRDETEQKRRLEMEMNKRQHRVKELELKHEQQQKILKIKTEEIAAFQRKRRSGSNGSVLSLEQQQKIEEQKKWLDQEMEKVLQQRRALEELGEELCKREAILAKKEALMQEKTGLESKRLQSSQALSEDIVRVSSRLEHLEKALSEKNGQLRQGGAQSRRQIREEIDALRQEKDSLLKQRLEIDGKLRQGSLLSPEEERTLFQLDEAVEALDAAIEYKNEAITCRQRALRASASLLSQCEMNLMAKLSYLSSSETRALLCKYFDKVVTLREEQHQQQVAFSELEMQLEERQRLVYWLEAALERQHLEVDRQLTLQQKEHEQRVQLLLQQSRDHLGEGFADSKRQYETRIQALEKELGRHVWVNRELRRRLGRSAAGQSGGGEKRSPCPENRQPPVSEDELPAPELWQAPLTEGAPHAREEMRDTVHAPLPLKWKRSSLCGEEQGQSEELRQQREAAEPQAGRVLPGGEAGLPRSSGPSPKAPRDLRRASPGIIDVRKNPL; from the exons ATGGGGCTGGAGGCCCAGgggctgccaggggctgaggaggcCCCAGTGAGGGTGGCCCTGCGAGTCCGCCCGCTGCTGCCCAAGGAGCTGCTGCATGGCCACCAGACCTGCCTGAGGGTGGAGCCAGGGCATGGCTGTGTCACCCTGGGTCGAGACCGCCGTTTTGGCTTCCACGTGGTGCTGGATGAGGACACCGGGCAGGAGGCCGTGTACCAGGCCTGTGTGCAGCCGCTCCTCGAGGCTTTCTTTGAGGGCTTCAATGCCACCGTCTTTGCCTATGGTCAGACAGGCTCCGGGAAGACGTACACCATGGGGGAGGCCAGTGTGG CCTCTCTTCATGAGGATGAGCAGGGCGTCATCCCACGGGCCATGGCCGAGGCCTTCAAGCTTATCGATGAGAACGACCTGCTTGACTGCCTGCTGCATGTGTCCTACCTGGAAGTGTACAAGGAGGAGTTCCGAGACCTGCTGGAGATGGGCACCGCCAGCCGTGACATCCAGCTTCGGGAGGATGACCGCGGGAATATTG TGCTGTGTGGGGTGAAGGAGGTGGACGTGGAGGGCCTGGATGAGGTGCTGAGCCTCCTGGAGGTGGGCAACGCAGCGCGGCACACGGGGGCCACGCACTTCAACCGCCTCTCCAGCCGCTCCCACGCAGTCTTCACCGTGACCCTGGAGCAGCGGGGGCGCATCCCCAGTCGCCTGCCGCGACCTGCCGCGGGCCAGCTGCTCGTCTCCAAGTTCCACTTCGTGGACCTGGCGGGCTCGGAGCGGGTGCTCAAGACGGGCAGCACGGGAGAGCGGCTCAAGGAGAGCATCCAGATCAACAGCAGCCTCCTGGCGCTGGGCAACGTCATCAGCGCCCTGGGCGACGCCCAGCGCCGCGGCAGCCACATCCCCTACCGGGACTCCAAGATCACCCG GATCCTCAAGGACTCTCTGGGCGGCAACGCCAAGACGGTGATGATCGCCTGCGTCAGCCCCTCCTCCTCCGACTTCGACGAGACCCTCCACACCCTCAACTACGCCAGCCGCGCCCAGAACATCCGCAACCGCGCCACTGTCAACTGGCGGCCTGACGCCGAGCGGCAGCCCCAGGAGGCGGTGGCGGGCGCGCGGGGGCCGCCGCGGCACCGCTCGGAGACGCGCATCATCCACCGCGGCCGGCGCGTCCCGGGCCCCGCCGTCGCCTCCGCCGCGGCCGCTGCCCGCCTGGGCGCCGAGTGCGCGCACTACCGGGCCCGCACCGACGCCGCCTACTGCCTCCTGCGCGAACTGCAGGCCGAGCCCGGGCTGCCCGGCGCCGCCGCGCGCAAGGTGCGCGACTGGTTGTGCGCCGTCGAGGGCGAGCGCAGCACCCTGAGCTCCGCCTCTGGGCCCGACAGCGGCATCGAGAGCGCTTCCGCCGAGGAGCAGGTCTCCCAGGGGCCCGGCGGGCGACAG GAAGATGAGGGGGCGCTGCAGCTGCTGGCCCTGCAGAACCAGGTGGCGCGGCTGGAGGAGGAGAACAGAGACTTTCTGGCCGCTCTGGAGGACGCCATGGAGCAGTACAAGCTGCAG AGTGACCGTCTGCGGGAGCAGCAGGAGGAGATGGCGGAGCTGCGGCTGCGGCTAGAGCTGGTGCAGCCTGGCTGGGGGGCCCCAGGGCTCCTGCAGGGCCTGCCCTCGGGGTCCTTCGTGCCCCGGCCTCACACAGCCCCCCTGGGGGGTGCCCGCACTCATGTGTTGGGCATGGTGctctctgcctgccttcctgGTGATGAGAACTGGGGAGAG GTGACCAGTGGCGGGGAGGCTGGAGCCGAGTTGCTGGCAGAGGCAGACAAGCTGGGAAGTGGCTCTTCGGCTGCttcagaggaggagggggaggagcagcctccacccaggagggcccTGCACCTGCGCAG GAACGGGGTCAGCAAGTGGAGCCAGAGGGCGGGGGCCCGCCCAGGGAGTCCGCTGGAGAGGAAGGGCCCAGAGCTCCGCCTTGAGGAGATGGGTACAGCTGTCCCAGGGCCTAGCG CAGTCTGTGGGAGCAAGACCCCCACTCGGCCCCGCCAGGCCCCCACTGCCACGGCCTCCGAGTGGCGGCTGGCCCAAGCCCAGCAGAAGATCCGCGAGCTGGCCATCAACATTCGCGTGAAGGAGGAGCTGATTGGCGAGCTGGTCCGCACGG GGAAGGCTGCGCAGGCCCTGAACCGGCAGCACAGACAGCACATCGGGGAGCTGGAGCAGGCGGCAGAGGGGGTGCGCGCCGAGCTGAGTGAGAGCCAGAGGCGGCTGCGGGAGCTGGAGGGCAGGGAGCCCCGGGACGCGGGTGAGCGGTCGCAGCTCCAGGAGTTCCGCAAGAGGGTCGCTGCTGCCCAGAGCCAGGTGCAG GTGCTGAAGGAGAAGAAGCAGGTGACAGAGCGGCTGGTGTCGCTGTCGGCCCAGAGTGAGAAGCGGCTGCAGGAGCTGGAGAGGAATGTGCAGCTCATGCGACAGCAGCAGGGGCAGCTGCAGAGGCGGCTCCGCGACGAGACGGAGCAGAAGCGGCGCCTGGAGATGGAGATGAACAAGCGGCAGCACCGAGTCAAG GAGCTGGAGCTGAAGCACGAACAGCAGCAGAAGATTCTGAAGATCAAGACTGAAGAGATCGCGGCGTTCCAGAGGAAGCGGCGCAGTGGCAGCAACGGCTCTGTGCTCAGCCTGGAGCAGCAGCAG AAGATTGAGGAGCAGAAGAAGTGGCTGGACCAGGAGATGGAGAAGGTTCTGCAGCAGCGGCGGGCgctggaggagctgggggaggagctCTGCAAGCGGGAGGCCATCCTGGCCAAGAAGGAGGCCCTGATGCAAGAGAAGACGGGGCTGGAGAGCAAGCGCCTGCAGTCCAGCCAG GCCCTCAGCGAGGACATCGTGCGAGTGTCTAGCCGGCTGGAACACCTGGAGAAGGCGCTGTCCGAGAAGAACGGGCAGCTGCGGCAGGGCGGCGCGCAGAGCCGGCGGCAGATCCGGGAGGAGATCGACGCTCTGCGCCAGGAGAAGGACTCCTTGCTGAAGCAGCGCCTGGAGATCGACGGCAAGCTGCGGCAGGGCAGCCTGCTGTCCCCCGAG GAGGAGCGGACGCTGTTCCAGCTGGACGAGGCCGTCGAGGCCCTGGATGCGGCCATCGAGTACAAGAACGAGGCGATCACGTGCCGCCAGCGGGCGCTGCGGGCCTCGGCCTCCTTGCTCTCCCAGTGCGAGATGAACCTCATGGCCAAGCTGAGCTACCTCTCGTCCTCCGAGACCAGAGCCCTGCTCTGCAAGTACTTTGACAAG GTGGTGACACTCCGGGAGGAGCAGCACCAGCAGCAGGTCGCCTTCTCGGAGCTGGAGATGCAGCTGGAGGAGCGGCAGCGGCTGGTGTACTGGCTGGAGGCGGCCCTGGAGCGGCAGCACCTGGAGGTGGACCGCCAGCTGACCCTGCAGCAGAAGGAGCATGAGCAGAGGGTGCAGCTCCTCCTCCAGCAGAGCCGGG ACCACCTGGGTGAGGGCTTCGCCGATAGCAAGAGGCAGTATGAGACCAGGATCCAAGCCCTGGAGAAGGAGCTGGGCCGCCACGTGTGGGTCAACCGGGAACTGAGGCGGCGGCTTGGTCGGAGCGCTGCAGGCCAGAGCGGGG GTGGGGAGAAGAGGTCCCCGTGCCCGGAGAACAGGCAACCCCCTGTAAGTGAAGATGAACTTCCAGCCCCCGAGCTTTGGCAGGCCCCCCTCACCGAGGGTGCCCCCCACGCCCGAGAAGAGATGCGGGACACAGTCCACGCCCCGCTGCCGTTGAAATGGAAACGCTCAAGCCTGTGTGGTGAGGAGCAGGGCCAGTCCGAGGAGCTGCGGCAGCAGCGGGAGGCCGCTGAGCCGCAGGCGGGGCGGGTGCTGCCTGGGGGAGAGGCGGGTCTGCCCCGGAGCAGCGGGCCCTCGCCCAAGGCCCCGCGGGACCTGCGAAGAGCCAGCCCCGGGATCATCGACGTCAGGAAAAACCCCCTGTAG
- the KIF7 gene encoding kinesin-like protein KIF7 isoform X4, with product MFWGAGVPMTASERAALGRGARPQRGGTAPTAKPGPEQPSLGMGLEAQGLPGAEEAPVRVALRVRPLLPKELLHGHQTCLRVEPGHGCVTLGRDRRFGFHVVLDEDTGQEAVYQACVQPLLEAFFEGFNATVFAYGQTGSGKTYTMGEASVASLHEDEQGVIPRAMAEAFKLIDENDLLDCLLHVSYLEVYKEEFRDLLEMGTASRDIQLREDDRGNIVLCGVKEVDVEGLDEVLSLLEVGNAARHTGATHFNRLSSRSHAVFTVTLEQRGRIPSRLPRPAAGQLLVSKFHFVDLAGSERVLKTGSTGERLKESIQINSSLLALGNVISALGDAQRRGSHIPYRDSKITRILKDSLGGNAKTVMIACVSPSSSDFDETLHTLNYASRAQNIRNRATVNWRPDAERQPQEAVAGARGPPRHRSETRIIHRGRRVPGPAVASAAAAARLGAECAHYRARTDAAYCLLRELQAEPGLPGAAARKVRDWLCAVEGERSTLSSASGPDSGIESASAEEQVSQGPGGRQEDEGALQLLALQNQVARLEEENRDFLAALEDAMEQYKLQSDRLREQQEEMAELRLRLELVQPGWGAPGLLQGLPSGSFVPRPHTAPLGGARTHVLGMVLSACLPGDENWGEVTSGGEAGAELLAEADKLGSGSSAASEEEGEEQPPPRRALHLRRNGVSKWSQRAGARPGSPLERKGPELRLEEMGTAVPGPSAVCGSKTPTRPRQAPTATASEWRLAQAQQKIRELAINIRVKEELIGELVRTGKAAQALNRQHRQHIGELEQAAEGVRAELSESQRRLRELEGREPRDAGERSQLQEFRKRVAAAQSQVQVLKEKKQVTERLVSLSAQSEKRLQELERNVQLMRQQQGQLQRRLRDETEQKRRLEMEMNKRQHRVKELELKHEQQQKILKIKTEEIAAFQRKRRSGSNGSVLSLEQQQKIEEQKKWLDQEMEKVLQQRRALEELGEELCKREAILAKKEALMQEKTGLESKRLQSSQALSEDIVRVSSRLEHLEKALSEKNGQLRQGGAQSRRQIREEIDALRQEKDSLLKQRLEIDGKLRQGSLLSPEKAAPSQSPSLPRVRAVREATLSLPWCCAGCTLRTRVPKAHSKGLGKLSPRGGATPLLTRMSWLSGTGGADAVPAGRGRRGPGCGHRVQERGDHVPPAGAAGLGLLALPVRDEPHGQAELPLVLRDQSPALQVL from the exons GGCCCAGAGCAGCCCTCCCTCGGCATGGGGCTGGAGGCCCAGgggctgccaggggctgaggaggcCCCAGTGAGGGTGGCCCTGCGAGTCCGCCCGCTGCTGCCCAAGGAGCTGCTGCATGGCCACCAGACCTGCCTGAGGGTGGAGCCAGGGCATGGCTGTGTCACCCTGGGTCGAGACCGCCGTTTTGGCTTCCACGTGGTGCTGGATGAGGACACCGGGCAGGAGGCCGTGTACCAGGCCTGTGTGCAGCCGCTCCTCGAGGCTTTCTTTGAGGGCTTCAATGCCACCGTCTTTGCCTATGGTCAGACAGGCTCCGGGAAGACGTACACCATGGGGGAGGCCAGTGTGG CCTCTCTTCATGAGGATGAGCAGGGCGTCATCCCACGGGCCATGGCCGAGGCCTTCAAGCTTATCGATGAGAACGACCTGCTTGACTGCCTGCTGCATGTGTCCTACCTGGAAGTGTACAAGGAGGAGTTCCGAGACCTGCTGGAGATGGGCACCGCCAGCCGTGACATCCAGCTTCGGGAGGATGACCGCGGGAATATTG TGCTGTGTGGGGTGAAGGAGGTGGACGTGGAGGGCCTGGATGAGGTGCTGAGCCTCCTGGAGGTGGGCAACGCAGCGCGGCACACGGGGGCCACGCACTTCAACCGCCTCTCCAGCCGCTCCCACGCAGTCTTCACCGTGACCCTGGAGCAGCGGGGGCGCATCCCCAGTCGCCTGCCGCGACCTGCCGCGGGCCAGCTGCTCGTCTCCAAGTTCCACTTCGTGGACCTGGCGGGCTCGGAGCGGGTGCTCAAGACGGGCAGCACGGGAGAGCGGCTCAAGGAGAGCATCCAGATCAACAGCAGCCTCCTGGCGCTGGGCAACGTCATCAGCGCCCTGGGCGACGCCCAGCGCCGCGGCAGCCACATCCCCTACCGGGACTCCAAGATCACCCG GATCCTCAAGGACTCTCTGGGCGGCAACGCCAAGACGGTGATGATCGCCTGCGTCAGCCCCTCCTCCTCCGACTTCGACGAGACCCTCCACACCCTCAACTACGCCAGCCGCGCCCAGAACATCCGCAACCGCGCCACTGTCAACTGGCGGCCTGACGCCGAGCGGCAGCCCCAGGAGGCGGTGGCGGGCGCGCGGGGGCCGCCGCGGCACCGCTCGGAGACGCGCATCATCCACCGCGGCCGGCGCGTCCCGGGCCCCGCCGTCGCCTCCGCCGCGGCCGCTGCCCGCCTGGGCGCCGAGTGCGCGCACTACCGGGCCCGCACCGACGCCGCCTACTGCCTCCTGCGCGAACTGCAGGCCGAGCCCGGGCTGCCCGGCGCCGCCGCGCGCAAGGTGCGCGACTGGTTGTGCGCCGTCGAGGGCGAGCGCAGCACCCTGAGCTCCGCCTCTGGGCCCGACAGCGGCATCGAGAGCGCTTCCGCCGAGGAGCAGGTCTCCCAGGGGCCCGGCGGGCGACAG GAAGATGAGGGGGCGCTGCAGCTGCTGGCCCTGCAGAACCAGGTGGCGCGGCTGGAGGAGGAGAACAGAGACTTTCTGGCCGCTCTGGAGGACGCCATGGAGCAGTACAAGCTGCAG AGTGACCGTCTGCGGGAGCAGCAGGAGGAGATGGCGGAGCTGCGGCTGCGGCTAGAGCTGGTGCAGCCTGGCTGGGGGGCCCCAGGGCTCCTGCAGGGCCTGCCCTCGGGGTCCTTCGTGCCCCGGCCTCACACAGCCCCCCTGGGGGGTGCCCGCACTCATGTGTTGGGCATGGTGctctctgcctgccttcctgGTGATGAGAACTGGGGAGAG GTGACCAGTGGCGGGGAGGCTGGAGCCGAGTTGCTGGCAGAGGCAGACAAGCTGGGAAGTGGCTCTTCGGCTGCttcagaggaggagggggaggagcagcctccacccaggagggcccTGCACCTGCGCAG GAACGGGGTCAGCAAGTGGAGCCAGAGGGCGGGGGCCCGCCCAGGGAGTCCGCTGGAGAGGAAGGGCCCAGAGCTCCGCCTTGAGGAGATGGGTACAGCTGTCCCAGGGCCTAGCG CAGTCTGTGGGAGCAAGACCCCCACTCGGCCCCGCCAGGCCCCCACTGCCACGGCCTCCGAGTGGCGGCTGGCCCAAGCCCAGCAGAAGATCCGCGAGCTGGCCATCAACATTCGCGTGAAGGAGGAGCTGATTGGCGAGCTGGTCCGCACGG GGAAGGCTGCGCAGGCCCTGAACCGGCAGCACAGACAGCACATCGGGGAGCTGGAGCAGGCGGCAGAGGGGGTGCGCGCCGAGCTGAGTGAGAGCCAGAGGCGGCTGCGGGAGCTGGAGGGCAGGGAGCCCCGGGACGCGGGTGAGCGGTCGCAGCTCCAGGAGTTCCGCAAGAGGGTCGCTGCTGCCCAGAGCCAGGTGCAG GTGCTGAAGGAGAAGAAGCAGGTGACAGAGCGGCTGGTGTCGCTGTCGGCCCAGAGTGAGAAGCGGCTGCAGGAGCTGGAGAGGAATGTGCAGCTCATGCGACAGCAGCAGGGGCAGCTGCAGAGGCGGCTCCGCGACGAGACGGAGCAGAAGCGGCGCCTGGAGATGGAGATGAACAAGCGGCAGCACCGAGTCAAG GAGCTGGAGCTGAAGCACGAACAGCAGCAGAAGATTCTGAAGATCAAGACTGAAGAGATCGCGGCGTTCCAGAGGAAGCGGCGCAGTGGCAGCAACGGCTCTGTGCTCAGCCTGGAGCAGCAGCAG AAGATTGAGGAGCAGAAGAAGTGGCTGGACCAGGAGATGGAGAAGGTTCTGCAGCAGCGGCGGGCgctggaggagctgggggaggagctCTGCAAGCGGGAGGCCATCCTGGCCAAGAAGGAGGCCCTGATGCAAGAGAAGACGGGGCTGGAGAGCAAGCGCCTGCAGTCCAGCCAG GCCCTCAGCGAGGACATCGTGCGAGTGTCTAGCCGGCTGGAACACCTGGAGAAGGCGCTGTCCGAGAAGAACGGGCAGCTGCGGCAGGGCGGCGCGCAGAGCCGGCGGCAGATCCGGGAGGAGATCGACGCTCTGCGCCAGGAGAAGGACTCCTTGCTGAAGCAGCGCCTGGAGATCGACGGCAAGCTGCGGCAGGGCAGCCTGCTGTCCCCCGAG AAGGCGGCCCCCTCGCAGAGCCCCAGCCTCCCCCGGGTCAGGGCTGTGAGGGAGGCCACCCTGTCCTTGCCATGGTGCTGTGCTGGCTGCACGCTTAGGACGAGGGTGCCAAAGGCTCACTCGAAGGGCCTTGGGAAGCTAAGCCCTCGGGGAGGTGCCACTCCATTGCTGACAAGGATGTCCTGGCTCTCGGGGACAG GAGGAGCGGACGCTGTTCCAGCTGGACGAGGCCGTCGAGGCCCTGGATGCGGCCATCGAGTACAAGAACGAGGCGATCACGTGCCGCCAGCGGGCGCTGCGGGCCTCGGCCTCCTTGCTCTCCCAGTGCGAGATGAACCTCATGGCCAAGCTGAGCTACCTCTCGTCCTCCGAGACCAGAGCCCTGCTCTGCAAGTACTTTGA